The following coding sequences are from one Rathayibacter sp. SW19 window:
- a CDS encoding RNA polymerase sigma factor, with protein sequence MTVPAAPVVGREQVTRAVDAVWRIESARIISTLVRMTGDISLAEECAGDALVEALEKWPVSGIPRNTGAWLTATAKRRAIDHWRRLERRDAKYAQIAQMHDPSQAPGRPELIDLDEPIDDDVLRLVFVSCHPVLNAPARVALTLRLLGGLTTEEIARAFLVGVATIAQRVVRAKRTLAAARVPFEVPGRDEFAARLGSVLEVVYLIFNEGYSATAGDDVMRPDLCQEAMRLGRVLARLVPAEPEVHGLVALMELQASRLGARADSNGDPVLLLDQDRARWDHLLISHGLTALARAELVRVRRGGRPLGGYTLQAEIAACHARSARASDTDWHTIAALYEALAQVLPSPVVELNRAIAVSMAYGPQAGLDIVDDLVARDELGGYHLLPAARADLLVRLGRTDEARAEFQRAAALTRNERERMQLLSRAESCG encoded by the coding sequence ATGACCGTGCCGGCAGCCCCGGTGGTCGGGCGTGAGCAGGTCACCCGGGCGGTCGACGCGGTCTGGCGGATCGAGTCGGCGCGGATCATCTCCACGCTCGTGCGGATGACCGGCGATATCTCGCTCGCCGAGGAATGTGCGGGAGACGCACTCGTCGAAGCTCTCGAGAAGTGGCCGGTCTCGGGCATCCCGCGCAACACCGGCGCGTGGCTGACTGCCACGGCCAAGCGGCGGGCGATCGACCATTGGCGACGGCTGGAACGTCGGGACGCGAAGTATGCGCAGATTGCCCAGATGCATGATCCGAGCCAGGCGCCGGGTCGCCCGGAGCTGATCGACTTGGACGAACCGATCGACGATGACGTGCTCCGGCTGGTGTTCGTGTCATGCCACCCCGTCTTGAACGCTCCGGCGCGCGTGGCACTCACTTTGCGACTGCTCGGCGGGCTGACGACGGAGGAGATCGCCCGGGCCTTTCTCGTCGGGGTGGCGACGATCGCTCAGCGTGTCGTGAGGGCGAAGAGGACGCTGGCAGCCGCGCGTGTTCCGTTCGAGGTCCCCGGCCGTGACGAGTTCGCCGCTCGCCTGGGATCTGTGCTCGAGGTCGTCTATCTCATTTTCAACGAGGGATATTCCGCAACGGCGGGCGACGATGTGATGCGACCCGACCTGTGCCAGGAGGCGATGCGTCTCGGCCGCGTGCTCGCCCGCCTCGTGCCTGCGGAACCTGAAGTTCACGGCCTCGTCGCGCTGATGGAGCTGCAGGCATCCCGGCTCGGCGCCCGCGCGGATTCCAACGGGGATCCTGTGTTGCTCCTGGACCAGGATCGCGCCCGGTGGGATCACCTTCTGATTTCGCACGGCCTCACCGCGTTGGCTCGAGCGGAACTGGTTCGGGTACGACGCGGTGGCAGGCCTCTCGGCGGGTACACACTGCAGGCCGAGATCGCGGCGTGCCACGCTCGATCGGCGCGAGCATCCGACACCGACTGGCACACGATCGCTGCCCTGTACGAAGCGCTTGCGCAAGTATTGCCGTCGCCCGTCGTCGAACTGAACCGCGCCATTGCCGTTTCGATGGCATACGGCCCGCAGGCAGGCCTTGACATTGTCGACGATTTGGTTGCGCGCGACGAGTTGGGCGGCTATCACCTGTTGCCCGCCGCGCGCGCCGACCTGCTGGTCAGGCTGGGCCGGACCGACGAGGCACGCGCGGAGTTTCAACGCGCGGCTGCGTTGACGCGCAACGAGCGAGAACGCATGCAGCTTCTCTCTCGCGCGGAATCCTGCGGCTGA
- a CDS encoding glyoxalase superfamily protein, with product MDWKIELIFFPVTDVDRAKAFYVDQVGFHADFDMVVDENVRFVQLTPPGSACSICFGLGLTQMAPGSQKGVQVVVPNADDARRHLVDNGVEASEVDEQAWGRFVYFSDPDGNSWALQELPKRD from the coding sequence ATGGACTGGAAGATCGAACTCATCTTCTTCCCCGTCACCGACGTGGACCGCGCCAAAGCGTTCTATGTCGACCAAGTCGGCTTTCACGCGGACTTCGACATGGTCGTTGACGAGAACGTCCGCTTCGTGCAATTGACCCCGCCCGGTTCTGCGTGCTCGATCTGTTTCGGGCTCGGCTTGACTCAGATGGCACCCGGGTCGCAGAAGGGGGTGCAGGTCGTCGTGCCGAACGCGGACGACGCGCGCCGCCACTTGGTCGACAACGGTGTCGAAGCCAGCGAGGTCGACGAACAGGCGTGGGGCAGGTTCGTCTACTTCTCCGACCCGGACGGCAACTCCTGGGCGCTGCAGGAACTGCCCAAGCGCGACTGA
- a CDS encoding fatty acid desaturase family protein, which yields MAMTAHSGEIRATKPRRTDGTTITSTYSALLQTVKDAGLLRRRRGFYITVFALLVVAAAGAGAGFVLLGNSWFQLLIAGALGIILTQFAFLAHEASHRQVFASGPANDKAGRILANGFVGISYSWWMTKHTRHHANPNTVGKDPDIEVDTISFIEEDAAKRTGIMALITRKQGYLFFPLLMLEGLNLHVTSVRSLFENGPARGRSLELTLIGLRLALYVAVIFWFLPLGMAFAFIGLQLAVFGVYMGATFAPNHKGMPIIPAGSKVDFLTKQVLTSRNISGGYPMSIAMGGLNYQIEHHLFPSMPRPSLARARIIVREHCSQMGVTYTETTLMRSYGIVVQYLNRVGLAARDPFDCPMVNQFRRP from the coding sequence ATGGCTATGACAGCCCACTCCGGAGAAATCCGGGCTACTAAGCCGCGCCGTACCGACGGCACGACGATCACAAGCACATACAGCGCATTGCTCCAGACCGTGAAGGATGCCGGCCTGCTGCGGCGTCGGCGCGGCTTTTACATCACCGTCTTCGCCCTGCTCGTTGTCGCCGCTGCGGGTGCAGGTGCCGGCTTCGTGCTCCTCGGCAATTCATGGTTCCAACTGTTGATCGCCGGGGCGCTCGGCATCATCCTGACCCAGTTCGCCTTCCTGGCCCATGAGGCGTCGCACCGGCAGGTTTTTGCATCCGGCCCGGCAAACGACAAGGCCGGGCGCATCCTGGCCAACGGGTTCGTCGGCATCAGCTACTCCTGGTGGATGACCAAGCACACTCGGCACCACGCCAACCCGAACACCGTGGGCAAAGACCCCGACATCGAGGTCGACACCATCTCGTTCATTGAAGAAGACGCAGCCAAGCGCACCGGGATCATGGCGCTGATCACGCGGAAGCAGGGTTATCTGTTCTTTCCGTTGCTGATGCTCGAGGGTTTGAACCTGCATGTGACGTCCGTGCGCTCCCTGTTCGAGAACGGCCCGGCTCGAGGCCGCAGCCTCGAATTGACCCTGATCGGTCTGCGTCTTGCGCTCTACGTCGCCGTCATCTTCTGGTTCTTGCCGCTCGGAATGGCGTTCGCCTTCATCGGCTTGCAGCTGGCGGTGTTCGGCGTCTACATGGGTGCGACCTTCGCACCGAACCACAAGGGCATGCCGATCATCCCCGCCGGCAGCAAAGTCGACTTTCTGACCAAGCAGGTGCTGACCTCGCGCAACATCAGCGGCGGCTACCCGATGAGTATCGCGATGGGCGGCCTCAACTACCAGATCGAACACCACCTGTTCCCGAGCATGCCGCGACCCAGTCTGGCTCGTGCCCGTATCATCGTGCGAGAGCACTGCTCACAAATGGGCGTGACGTACACGGAAACAACCTTGATGCGGTCATACGGAATCGTCGTGCAGTACCTCAACCGCGTCGGCCTCGCTGCCCGTGATCCATTCGACTGCCCGATGGTCAACCAGTTCCGCAGGCCGTAG
- a CDS encoding RNA-binding S4 domain-containing protein, with amino-acid sequence MADASSARVDSWCWGIRLFKTRSLATAACRAGHVKVNGERAKAAQPVHVGDEVRVRSAGFDRVVVVKRIVDKRVGASVAAECFTDLTPPPIPRESVAAPPIRNRGAGRPTKRERREFERLRGR; translated from the coding sequence ATGGCAGATGCCTCCTCCGCGCGCGTTGATAGCTGGTGCTGGGGAATCAGACTCTTCAAAACCCGCTCGCTGGCTACTGCAGCGTGCCGCGCAGGTCATGTCAAAGTCAATGGCGAGCGGGCGAAGGCGGCCCAGCCCGTTCACGTCGGCGACGAAGTGCGGGTACGCAGCGCGGGGTTCGATCGCGTCGTCGTCGTGAAGCGGATTGTGGACAAGCGAGTGGGCGCATCGGTTGCAGCGGAATGCTTCACAGACCTGACGCCCCCGCCGATTCCACGCGAGTCTGTCGCAGCGCCGCCAATACGCAATCGTGGGGCGGGGCGCCCGACCAAACGAGAGCGTCGGGAATTCGAACGGCTGCGCGGCCGCTGA
- a CDS encoding NUDIX hydrolase, with product MSTPDLPRRPHGSGDAWVSGPGGRRFWGTFGAAGLLAVSERRGVLLQHRAEWSHFGGTWGLPGGARHEGESAIDGALREADEEAGVPRDAVRVLFTSVLDLGWWSYTTVVARTVRDFDAVIGDAESLELRWVALGDVAELPLHPGFAVAWPGLRAEVLRVLAA from the coding sequence GTGAGCACACCTGATCTGCCTCGTCGACCGCACGGCAGTGGCGATGCGTGGGTCTCCGGCCCGGGCGGTCGTCGTTTCTGGGGCACGTTCGGCGCCGCGGGGCTGCTTGCGGTGAGCGAGCGGCGCGGAGTGTTGCTGCAGCATCGCGCGGAGTGGTCGCACTTCGGCGGCACGTGGGGGCTTCCCGGCGGTGCCAGGCACGAGGGGGAGAGCGCGATCGACGGTGCGCTGCGGGAAGCCGATGAAGAAGCGGGCGTGCCGCGCGATGCTGTGCGAGTGCTCTTCACATCCGTTCTCGACTTGGGCTGGTGGAGCTACACCACGGTGGTCGCTCGCACGGTTCGCGACTTCGACGCGGTCATCGGCGACGCGGAAAGCCTGGAGCTTCGCTGGGTCGCGCTTGGCGACGTTGCGGAGTTACCGCTGCATCCGGGCTTCGCCGTGGCCTGGCCCGGCCTTCGTGCCGAAGTCCTGCGGGTTCTCGCCGCGTGA
- a CDS encoding DUF1295 domain-containing protein, which translates to MEALTVCVWIVALACLATWVLSVLTHEHSWVDRVWSVMPVIYLWVFAIGGGMANPRGLLMAGLATAWGARLTFNFARKGGYRRGGEDYRWVALRSRMHPLVFAAFNLFFISIYQNLLLFLITLPALTALQHPTGLGVLDVVAGVAFIAFLIGETIADQQQWKFQSWKAAEIAAGRSPRPRFLQSGLFRYSRHPNFFCEIAQWWIIFAFGAIAAGSVLQWTALGAMLLTVLFIGSTIFTERISRSRYPEYAAYQQTTSPIIPWRPRVSSVAAREAGLP; encoded by the coding sequence GTGGAAGCCCTGACCGTTTGCGTGTGGATTGTTGCACTTGCCTGCCTCGCCACCTGGGTCTTGTCTGTTCTGACACACGAACACTCCTGGGTCGACAGAGTCTGGTCTGTAATGCCGGTGATCTACCTGTGGGTCTTTGCGATCGGCGGCGGCATGGCGAACCCTCGAGGATTGCTGATGGCGGGCCTCGCGACGGCGTGGGGTGCTCGGCTCACGTTCAATTTCGCTCGAAAAGGCGGCTACCGTCGCGGCGGCGAGGACTACAGATGGGTGGCACTGCGCAGCCGGATGCACCCGCTCGTCTTCGCCGCATTCAACCTGTTCTTCATCTCGATCTACCAGAACCTGCTGCTCTTTCTCATCACTTTGCCCGCTCTCACCGCATTGCAGCACCCGACCGGGCTGGGCGTGCTCGACGTCGTCGCGGGTGTCGCATTCATCGCGTTCCTGATCGGCGAGACGATTGCAGATCAGCAGCAGTGGAAATTCCAGAGCTGGAAGGCTGCAGAAATCGCGGCAGGTCGTTCGCCGAGACCTCGGTTTCTGCAAAGTGGACTGTTCCGTTACTCGCGGCATCCGAATTTCTTCTGCGAGATCGCGCAATGGTGGATCATCTTCGCATTCGGCGCGATCGCCGCCGGATCAGTTCTGCAGTGGACGGCGCTCGGCGCAATGCTGCTGACCGTGCTATTCATCGGTTCGACAATCTTCACCGAGCGGATTTCTCGCTCCCGCTATCCGGAATACGCCGCATACCAGCAAACGACCTCGCCGATCATCCCGTGGAGGCCGCGAGTGTCGAGCGTGGCGGCGCGCGAGGCCGGGCTACCCTGA
- a CDS encoding CDP-alcohol phosphatidyltransferase family protein, with product MTDTGAVSSRVLTVPNLLSFFRLALVPVFIALIVIGQDTLALITLVVSSATDFFDGYLARKLNQVSRLGQLLDPAADRLYIFATLIGLAWRELIPWWLVAVVVSRDIMLTVLGIILANFGYGPLPVHRLGKVATFCLLFALPLLLLGEAFPGVIGVSAPLGWALALWGAFLYWWAGIVYIIETARVVRSSAAPRGPRSDTLEVKEVDGG from the coding sequence GTGACAGACACCGGAGCGGTCAGTTCGCGGGTGCTGACTGTGCCCAACCTCCTCAGCTTCTTTCGGCTTGCGCTTGTGCCTGTTTTCATCGCCTTGATCGTTATCGGTCAGGACACGCTCGCATTGATCACGCTTGTGGTTTCCAGTGCTACGGACTTCTTCGATGGGTATCTGGCTCGCAAGCTCAATCAGGTGTCTCGCCTAGGGCAACTCTTGGATCCGGCTGCCGACAGGCTGTATATCTTCGCGACGTTGATCGGTCTCGCCTGGCGTGAACTCATTCCATGGTGGCTGGTGGCAGTCGTCGTCTCGAGAGACATCATGCTGACGGTGCTCGGCATCATCCTTGCGAACTTCGGCTACGGGCCGCTGCCCGTGCATCGGCTGGGAAAAGTCGCAACCTTCTGTCTGCTGTTCGCGCTGCCGTTGCTGCTGCTCGGTGAGGCGTTTCCTGGTGTGATTGGGGTGTCCGCCCCTCTGGGCTGGGCGCTGGCATTATGGGGTGCATTCCTGTATTGGTGGGCCGGCATCGTCTACATCATTGAAACCGCGCGTGTTGTTCGAAGCTCGGCCGCACCGCGGGGCCCTCGATCCGATACGCTTGAGGTCAAGGAGGTTGATGGTGGCTGA
- a CDS encoding FHA domain-containing protein: MVAEETNPLRDSSRGNEDTTARFGEEFASAMNADGAGITQEEQDAIAALPSGSALLVVRRGPNAGARFLLDADVTMAGRHPDADIFLDDVTVSRRHAEFTRHGSAFEVKDLGSLNGTYFDGVRIESALLTDGTEVQVGKFRLTFYSSRADLGAAASK, from the coding sequence ATGGTGGCTGAGGAGACCAACCCCCTGCGCGATTCGTCCCGGGGGAATGAGGACACAACCGCACGTTTCGGTGAGGAGTTCGCTTCGGCGATGAACGCCGATGGTGCCGGAATCACACAGGAGGAGCAGGACGCGATAGCGGCACTGCCCTCCGGATCGGCGTTGCTGGTCGTGCGGAGGGGACCCAACGCGGGTGCCCGCTTTCTGCTCGACGCCGACGTGACGATGGCGGGGCGGCATCCGGATGCGGATATTTTCCTCGACGATGTCACCGTCTCGAGGCGGCATGCGGAGTTCACGCGCCACGGCAGCGCATTCGAGGTCAAAGACCTCGGATCGCTGAACGGAACCTACTTCGACGGTGTGCGAATCGAGAGTGCTCTGCTCACTGACGGTACCGAGGTGCAGGTGGGCAAGTTCCGCCTGACGTTCTATTCTTCCCGTGCTGATCTGGGCGCTGCGGCGTCGAAATAG
- the ftsR gene encoding transcriptional regulator FtsR, translating into MSRQSAEARAAGPAALLSIGQVLARLTPEFPDLTPSKLRFLEERGLVTPARTPSGYRKFCADDLERLSVILTMQRDRYLPLKVIKTYLADIDAGLSPIMPGSGKPRVPSMLSTGRRFKRADLVREAGASPMLLQDAISAALIVPAEIYGEDALGVLRAMVELQRCGIEPRHLRGFRASAERELGLIESALMPVARRKDASSRAQAAELAREIAEQLEVVRSSLIRSALGRLLP; encoded by the coding sequence GTGTCTCGCCAATCCGCCGAGGCACGCGCTGCGGGGCCGGCGGCGCTGCTCAGTATCGGCCAGGTTCTTGCGCGACTCACTCCGGAATTTCCCGATCTGACTCCGTCGAAATTACGCTTCCTGGAGGAGCGGGGCCTGGTGACGCCGGCCCGCACCCCTTCCGGATATCGCAAGTTCTGCGCGGACGACCTCGAACGGCTGAGCGTCATTCTGACCATGCAGCGTGATCGTTACCTGCCGCTCAAGGTCATCAAAACCTATCTCGCCGACATCGACGCAGGGTTGAGCCCGATCATGCCCGGCTCGGGTAAACCGCGCGTGCCGTCCATGCTGTCAACCGGTCGGCGCTTCAAACGCGCCGACCTGGTGCGCGAGGCCGGCGCGTCGCCGATGCTGTTGCAGGATGCCATCTCCGCCGCCCTGATCGTACCTGCGGAAATCTACGGCGAGGACGCCCTCGGAGTGTTGCGTGCCATGGTCGAATTGCAACGCTGCGGAATCGAACCGCGCCACCTTCGCGGCTTCCGTGCGTCAGCCGAACGCGAGCTCGGTCTGATCGAGAGTGCCTTGATGCCGGTGGCACGCCGCAAGGACGCGTCCAGCCGTGCGCAGGCTGCCGAGCTCGCTCGCGAGATTGCAGAGCAACTGGAAGTCGTGCGTTCCAGCCTCATCCGCTCGGCACTCGGGCGGCTCTTACCATGA
- a CDS encoding MerR family transcriptional regulator, with the protein MSELSPNERSRYDQGLLFTDGMPEMDDTSGYRGAVAARATGISYRQLDYWARTGLVEPTVRGAAGSGSQRLYGFRDILVLKLVKRLLDTGISLQQIRTAVNQLRESGVNDLAQTTLMSDGASVYLCTSNDEVIDLVSRGQGVFGIAVGKVLREVETSLVELDTHVVDPQDELAARRTARKIS; encoded by the coding sequence ATGAGTGAACTCAGTCCGAATGAGCGTTCTCGTTACGATCAAGGACTGCTTTTCACCGACGGTATGCCGGAAATGGACGACACCAGCGGCTACCGCGGCGCCGTCGCCGCACGGGCGACCGGTATCAGCTATCGCCAACTCGACTATTGGGCGCGCACCGGACTCGTCGAACCGACTGTTCGGGGTGCTGCGGGTTCCGGCTCGCAACGACTCTACGGTTTTCGCGACATTCTGGTCCTGAAGTTGGTGAAGCGCCTACTCGACACCGGGATTTCGCTGCAGCAGATCCGCACGGCCGTCAATCAGTTGCGTGAGTCCGGGGTCAACGACCTCGCACAGACGACGTTGATGAGTGACGGCGCCAGCGTGTACCTGTGCACATCGAACGATGAGGTGATCGACCTCGTCAGCCGCGGTCAAGGCGTGTTCGGGATCGCGGTCGGCAAAGTGCTTCGCGAAGTCGAGACGAGCCTCGTGGAATTGGATACTCACGTCGTCGATCCGCAGGACGAACTGGCCGCTCGGCGCACGGCGCGCAAAATCTCCTGA
- a CDS encoding ParA family protein, which produces MHVLSVSSLKGGVGKTTVTLGLASAAFAKGLRTLVVDLDPQSDVSTGMDISVAGHLNVADVLASPKEKIVRAAIAPSGWTKGRAGTIDVMIGSPSAINFDGPHPSIRDIWKLEEALATVEADYDLVLIDCAPSLNALTRTAWAASDRVTVVTEPGLFSVAAADRALRAIEEIRRGLSPRLQPLGIIVNRARVQSLEHQFRIKELRDMFGPLVLSPQLPERTSLQQAQGAAKPLHIWPGESAQEMAHNFDVLLERVLRTARIGEFADTPEPV; this is translated from the coding sequence GTGCATGTACTCAGCGTCAGCTCCCTCAAAGGCGGTGTCGGAAAGACAACCGTGACGCTCGGGCTCGCCTCGGCAGCGTTCGCGAAGGGCTTGCGAACATTGGTCGTCGATCTCGACCCGCAATCCGACGTCTCAACCGGGATGGACATCTCTGTCGCGGGCCACCTCAATGTGGCCGATGTGCTGGCATCTCCGAAGGAGAAGATCGTGCGCGCCGCGATCGCTCCGAGCGGCTGGACCAAGGGTCGTGCCGGCACGATCGACGTGATGATCGGCAGCCCGTCCGCCATCAACTTCGACGGCCCACACCCGAGCATCCGTGACATCTGGAAGCTGGAGGAGGCGCTTGCCACAGTCGAGGCCGACTACGACCTGGTGCTGATCGACTGCGCCCCGTCGCTTAACGCCCTCACCCGCACCGCCTGGGCGGCGAGTGACCGGGTGACCGTCGTCACAGAACCGGGTTTGTTCTCGGTTGCGGCTGCCGATCGGGCGCTGCGGGCCATCGAAGAGATCCGGCGCGGGCTCTCCCCCCGACTTCAGCCGCTCGGCATCATCGTGAATCGCGCCCGGGTTCAGTCGTTGGAGCACCAGTTCCGCATCAAGGAGCTCCGCGACATGTTCGGCCCGCTGGTGCTCAGCCCGCAGTTGCCCGAGCGCACATCCCTTCAGCAGGCTCAAGGAGCGGCGAAACCGTTGCACATCTGGCCCGGCGAGAGTGCGCAGGAGATGGCGCACAACTTCGATGTCTTGCTCGAGCGCGTGCTACGCACGGCACGGATCGGCGAATTCGCCGACACCCCGGAGCCGGTCTAG